A genomic window from Bradyrhizobium lupini includes:
- a CDS encoding AI-2E family transporter, translating into MRGMAEGASVKTLRQIFSGDEIIQLLIRLGLLGLLLVWALLLVRPFIPILAWSVVLAAALNPAFRRLSDILGGRPKLAATILTLVNLAVVIGPATWLGMGAVDGITDLAAQVTAGELHVPSPPQSLKEWPVIGPQLFDLWDQATTNLRSLLRAVVPYLKPFATTLLGFAGNAGVGTVKFLLSVAVAGVLFPYGPQLVAAGRSFLSRIVPDQSEHFLDLAGATIRAVAQGVIGVAIIQALLAGIGFKLAGIASAGLLAFVVLLLSIVQIGGTIVILPVIIWIWTDKEFPIALLLTVFLVIVSVLDNILKPLVMGRGLTTPALVILIGVIGGTLFHGIIGLFIGPIILSVVWELTVAWIRAERAAPAQLAIER; encoded by the coding sequence ATGCGCGGCATGGCTGAAGGCGCGTCCGTGAAAACACTCCGTCAGATATTCTCCGGAGACGAGATCATCCAGCTTCTGATCCGGCTCGGATTGCTGGGGCTGCTGCTCGTCTGGGCGCTCCTGCTGGTCCGTCCATTCATCCCCATTTTGGCCTGGAGTGTCGTGCTTGCTGCTGCGCTGAACCCGGCTTTTCGGCGCCTCAGCGACATTCTCGGCGGACGGCCGAAGCTTGCGGCGACGATCCTCACGCTCGTCAACCTGGCTGTGGTGATCGGACCGGCGACCTGGCTGGGCATGGGCGCGGTCGACGGGATCACCGATCTTGCCGCCCAGGTGACGGCCGGTGAATTGCATGTGCCTTCGCCGCCGCAGTCGCTCAAGGAGTGGCCAGTCATCGGGCCTCAGCTCTTCGATCTCTGGGATCAGGCGACGACCAACCTCCGGTCGCTCTTGCGCGCGGTCGTGCCCTATTTGAAGCCATTCGCGACCACCTTGCTTGGGTTTGCCGGCAATGCCGGTGTGGGAACGGTCAAGTTTCTGCTGTCGGTGGCGGTGGCCGGCGTGCTGTTTCCGTATGGACCTCAGCTCGTGGCCGCAGGGCGCAGCTTTCTGTCCCGCATCGTGCCGGACCAAAGCGAGCATTTTCTGGACCTGGCAGGAGCCACGATCCGTGCGGTGGCTCAAGGCGTGATCGGCGTTGCCATCATCCAAGCCTTGCTGGCGGGAATAGGTTTCAAGCTCGCCGGCATCGCCAGCGCGGGCCTTCTTGCTTTCGTGGTGCTGTTGCTGTCGATCGTGCAGATCGGCGGGACCATCGTCATCCTGCCGGTCATCATCTGGATATGGACCGACAAGGAATTCCCGATCGCGCTCCTGCTGACGGTGTTTCTCGTGATCGTGTCGGTGCTCGACAATATCCTGAAACCGCTCGTCATGGGGCGCGGCCTGACCACGCCGGCGCTGGTCATCCTGATCGGAGTGATCGGCGGAACTCTCTTCCATGGAATCATCGGCCTCTTCATCGGACCGATCATTCTGTCTGTCGTCTGGGAGTTGACAGTCGCCTGGATCCGCGCCGAACGGGCTGCGCCCGCACAGCTGGCAATCGAGCGTTGA
- a CDS encoding metal-dependent phosphohydrolase — translation MQRNARDSPTYWQYATALALPELVKTNPTVINATANAMMASFLASCFWSRSGSLRVADVTGTTVRLPRGSSDAALAPYHVDRSKLFVLERLDSVEQVDADRVSRAIEYTRFPYTMSSNDSLIEEEGLLLRAADLIGQLGNPNYLKKSNALFYEFEEIGLNKTLGYATPADIVYKYPPFSWSNVAPQIQPAIRHLNVTSRGRQWIASLYGNVVRAERELTLSGPQP, via the coding sequence TTGCAACGCAATGCGCGGGATAGTCCAACGTATTGGCAGTATGCGACGGCGTTGGCGCTCCCAGAACTCGTGAAGACGAACCCGACCGTCATCAATGCAACTGCTAATGCGATGATGGCTTCATTTTTGGCCTCCTGTTTTTGGAGCCGTAGTGGAAGCCTGCGCGTTGCGGACGTTACCGGCACAACGGTTCGTCTGCCGCGAGGATCGTCCGATGCGGCTCTCGCGCCATACCATGTCGATCGCTCAAAACTGTTCGTGCTGGAGCGGCTGGATTCCGTCGAGCAGGTCGATGCTGACCGGGTCTCTCGGGCGATCGAATACACCCGGTTTCCTTACACGATGTCTTCGAATGACAGCCTCATTGAAGAGGAGGGATTGCTGTTACGGGCCGCCGATCTCATCGGTCAGCTCGGCAATCCCAACTATCTGAAGAAGTCCAACGCGCTGTTCTACGAATTCGAGGAGATCGGTCTCAACAAGACCCTGGGCTACGCGACGCCGGCGGATATCGTTTACAAATATCCGCCATTCTCTTGGAGTAACGTAGCTCCCCAGATCCAGCCGGCGATACGTCATCTCAACGTGACGTCCCGAGGCCGGCAATGGATAGCGAGTCTCTACGGCAACGTAGTTCGGGCCGAGCGCGAGCTGACTCTGTCCGGACCACAGCCCTAG
- a CDS encoding potassium channel family protein, whose product MVVQFLLGTFISVINIMIHALVTVAAIDIARSAGLKHTMRPRSHMMAVMVTIAVILMVAHTVEVLVWALAYALVGAAPEGSELLYFTFVNYTTLGYGDVTPVQGWRLTGPMTAMNGILMFGWSTAVLFEVLRKTLEHLSAIAAPGFNSGDHQELRADAGPGA is encoded by the coding sequence ATGGTCGTCCAATTTCTGCTCGGCACTTTCATCAGCGTGATCAACATCATGATTCATGCGCTGGTGACCGTCGCAGCGATCGACATCGCCCGCAGCGCGGGATTGAAGCATACAATGCGGCCCCGATCTCACATGATGGCGGTGATGGTCACGATAGCTGTCATTTTGATGGTTGCACACACGGTCGAGGTTCTTGTCTGGGCGCTGGCTTACGCTCTGGTTGGTGCCGCGCCCGAGGGGAGCGAGTTGCTGTATTTCACCTTCGTGAACTACACCACGCTGGGCTACGGCGATGTCACGCCAGTGCAGGGATGGCGGCTGACGGGGCCGATGACTGCCATGAACGGCATTCTGATGTTCGGCTGGTCGACCGCAGTCCTGTTCGAGGTGTTACGCAAGACCCTTGAACATCTCTCGGCAATCGCGGCGCCCGGCTTCAATTCTGGAGATCATCAAGAGCTGCGAGCTGATGCCGGTCCAGGAGCATGA
- a CDS encoding acetate/propionate family kinase — protein MDTILVINAGSSDLRFQIYSVEGDGRLRQRLKGQMDGIGRCPRLRASKAGGGPLANRAYPVETVPDVAAAMDITSTWLRDELHINPIAVGHRVIHGCTEHDRPVLIDHEVLACLERLTALTPFDLPHNLAPIRSILANFLALPQVACFDTAFHRTRAAVADDCAIPPQLYAEGVRRYGSHGLTYEYIAKALPRIAPEIAMRRVIVARLGSEASMCALSGGLSVESTMAFTALDGLPMGVRAGQIDPKVAVRGDMRQLKASKDASAKFAIDHFVYRIGLNAGMLAAALQGLDAFVFTAEVGDNSALLRSRVAEQLAWLGVKLDAKENALQSRLISSPASRIPVYVVPSDEDIMIARHTLALLMNRSPGAPS, from the coding sequence ATGGACACCATTCTTGTCATCAATGCCGGCTCCTCTGATCTCCGATTCCAGATCTACTCTGTCGAAGGAGACGGCAGGCTACGGCAACGGCTCAAGGGGCAAATGGACGGCATCGGGCGCTGTCCGCGCTTGCGGGCGAGCAAGGCTGGCGGTGGTCCGCTCGCCAATCGCGCTTATCCAGTCGAAACAGTGCCGGATGTTGCGGCTGCGATGGACATCACCAGCACCTGGTTGCGGGACGAGCTTCATATAAATCCGATTGCAGTCGGGCACCGCGTCATTCACGGTTGTACAGAGCATGACCGGCCGGTCCTCATCGATCACGAAGTCCTGGCGTGCCTGGAGCGGTTGACCGCGTTGACGCCGTTTGACCTCCCGCATAATCTGGCGCCAATCCGTTCGATCCTGGCAAATTTCCTGGCGCTCCCGCAGGTCGCCTGCTTCGACACCGCATTTCACCGAACGCGTGCCGCGGTCGCCGACGATTGTGCCATTCCCCCTCAGCTCTATGCCGAGGGCGTACGACGCTACGGCTCTCATGGTCTCACTTACGAATATATTGCGAAGGCCTTGCCCAGGATTGCGCCGGAAATCGCGATGAGACGGGTGATAGTCGCGCGCCTCGGGAGCGAGGCATCGATGTGCGCGCTCAGCGGTGGACTAAGCGTAGAGAGCACAATGGCCTTCACCGCGCTCGACGGATTGCCGATGGGGGTGCGAGCGGGGCAAATCGATCCGAAAGTCGCGGTCCGCGGTGATATGCGTCAGCTCAAAGCAAGTAAGGACGCGAGCGCGAAGTTCGCCATCGATCATTTCGTTTATCGAATCGGTCTCAACGCGGGCATGCTCGCAGCTGCGTTGCAGGGCCTTGACGCGTTCGTCTTCACGGCAGAGGTCGGCGACAACTCCGCATTGCTCCGTTCGCGCGTGGCGGAGCAGCTCGCATGGCTCGGTGTCAAGCTCGATGCAAAAGAGAACGCACTGCAATCGCGGCTGATATCGTCTCCAGCGAGCCGCATCCCGGTCTACGTCGTGCCCTCCGACGAGGATATCATGATCGCCAGGCACACGCTGGCACTGCTGATGAACCGTAGCCCGGGAGCGCCAAGCTGA